Genomic DNA from Flavobacterium sp. N502540:
GCATTTGTTGCTTGATTTTGCTTCCAATAAAAATACGGTTGCTCTGGCGAGCAATATCAATTATTTAATAACTAAAAAACGTTTACTTATGATGACGAAAAAAGAATCTCCAATTAAAATGGTGTTTAAGGTATTTACGGTAGGTGCGATTTATGCCTTGTTATTGTTTGTTTTTAGTACGAACGCGACAGCTCAAAAAAAGTCTGGTAAAGCAGAAGTTAGCGATAAAGATCTTTACGTGCTGGAAGATGTCGAGAAATTGCCTGAATATCCAGGGGGCATGGCAGAGTTTTATAAGTTTATAGGGAAGAATTTCAAAATGCCGGCAGCAGTTGGAAAAAATAAAATTGAAGGAAAAACGTATATGGAATTCACTATTGAAAAAGATGGTAGTCTTTCGGATATTAAAACAATTAAAGATTCAGGTTATGGGATAGGGAATGAGATTATCCGTGTCCTGAAGCTTTCACCAAAATGGACCGCTGCAACGCAAAAAGGAAAAGCGGTTAGGGTGCAGTATAGTCTGCCGATCACGGTACAGGCCGAGAAATAGTTTTTTTTAAAGGTGCAGAGGTTTAAAGGTGCAAAGGGACAAAGGTTTCTTTTGAAGATGAATAGCTTTGTTTCTTTGTCTCTTTGCTTCTTTGAACCTGTTAAGAAAAAAAAATCCGCTTCTGGATTCCAGAAGCGGATAAAATAAAAAACTAAAAAAAAAATTCTAAAAAACAAACAATCCAGATCTTAGAACAAATCTGGATTATATCCAAAATAGGGCATTTTTTGCTCGTTAAAAATAACCCCGTATTCTTCTAACTCGTTTAAAATAGGCAGGTATACTTCTTTTTTTATTGGAAGTTGTACGCCGGGAGTTGTGATTTTTCCATTTAAAATTAACAGCGTTGCCATTGCAACCGGCAACCCCACGGTTTTTGCCATGGCGGTATAAGTTTGGTCGTCGCCAATACAAACCATTTTCGAGTCAATTTGTTTTTTCTTACCATTGAGCTCATAACCAAATTTATGGTACATGACAATCATATCTTTGTCATCTGGTTCTAAAGACCAGCTGTCGGATAATATTTTTTCTAATATCTGTGCCGGAGTGGCATTAGGCAGGTTTACTTTTTTGTTTGGATTAAAAAGATCTAGTTCCAGAAGTTTGTCCCACATAATATCGTCCTGATCAATTTTTAAGATCAGACGGGTTTTGATTTCTGCCGAATCGGTTGGGTGATACGGTAAAAAAGAATTCACGAATTGACGGTAGCTCATGTTCTCGGAATCTTCCATGATATAACTGTCGTCTGTCATGCCCAATTGGACAAACATATTCCATGCTTTCGAAAAACCAACTCTTCTAATGGTTCCGCGGTACAAAGTCAAGACATTGTCTAAACCGTAAACCGATTTGTATTTAAGAGAATCGCGGTTAGAATAAGCTTCAAATTTTCCGTAGCCTTCGACTTCCAGGAATTCGGTGCGTCGAAATAAAGCGCTGTAGGGAATGTATTTATAAGTGCCTTCCTGAATGAATTTTGCAGCACCGCCCTGTCCGGCCAGAACTACATTTCGTGGAGCCCAGGTAAATTTGTAATTCCATAAATTATTGTCAGATTCGGGAGCAACTAAGCCGCCGCAGAACGATTCAAAAAGCAGCATTTTTCCACCTTTGGCTCTGATTTCATCAATGACTTTCATGGCGCTCATGTGATCGATCCCAGGATCAAGCCCGATTTCGTTCATGAAAACCAGATTGTTTTTCTTTGCCTCTTCGTCAAGTGCCTGCATGGCATCACTGATATAAGAAGCGGTAACCAGATGTTTTTTAAATTCAAGACAGTCTTTTGCGATCTCGATATGTAAATGAGCAGGCAGCATCGAGATTACGATAGAAGCTTTTTCGATGGCCGCTTTTCTTTCTTCAGTATCAAAAATGTTTAAAGCAATTGGAGTCGCATTAGGATGTTTTTGTGTCTTTTTTTCGGCTAAGGCCAAAGATAGATCTGCCACAACAAGGTGTAGATTTT
This window encodes:
- a CDS encoding saccharopine dehydrogenase family protein, encoding MRSILIIGAGRSASSLIRYLLAKSESENLHLVVADLSLALAEKKTQKHPNATPIALNIFDTEERKAAIEKASIVISMLPAHLHIEIAKDCLEFKKHLVTASYISDAMQALDEEAKKNNLVFMNEIGLDPGIDHMSAMKVIDEIRAKGGKMLLFESFCGGLVAPESDNNLWNYKFTWAPRNVVLAGQGGAAKFIQEGTYKYIPYSALFRRTEFLEVEGYGKFEAYSNRDSLKYKSVYGLDNVLTLYRGTIRRVGFSKAWNMFVQLGMTDDSYIMEDSENMSYRQFVNSFLPYHPTDSAEIKTRLILKIDQDDIMWDKLLELDLFNPNKKVNLPNATPAQILEKILSDSWSLEPDDKDMIVMYHKFGYELNGKKKQIDSKMVCIGDDQTYTAMAKTVGLPVAMATLLILNGKITTPGVQLPIKKEVYLPILNELEEYGVIFNEQKMPYFGYNPDLF